A stretch of Planctomicrobium piriforme DNA encodes these proteins:
- a CDS encoding ATP dependent DNA ligase, giving the protein MLDSVRLEKTVEAPVAKAASTPSGCAQCGSTESWGAASWCPNCGYYPKLGRNITPAELPEMDGTAKLKFDFAWIIWTAVGLLFIIAGSVALRLCIPDVAERAPYGRIQCILGFVILVIAQVRAFIIASHKTDAIPLTAFFCEPFQLWAAVFKALPGSRQVIYKGCWGAMTLILALSVVGLDLDGMFSHLTKKKKKPKVNPLQMIVKAASAVEGKTAFSGDDEEGGMSAADIGGGGGPGNGNPGNIEDAIKDLAGSANGTGVSAGGAGKRKGDPAKASTIGDEKPVPNSPSGEKRTERGDFRIFGYLTNPAGEIRSVLLASVENNRGRFVGKLSLEELDEETRDRLQDALDAIRTTRPALKSAFNARWVKPIVVCQVAFTGMTNEGTLREGYLISYADSQSDPNNAEKTNGTQVTR; this is encoded by the coding sequence CTTGAAAAAACAGTCGAAGCGCCCGTCGCAAAAGCGGCCAGCACGCCGTCCGGTTGTGCCCAGTGCGGCTCCACGGAATCGTGGGGCGCGGCATCGTGGTGCCCGAACTGCGGGTACTATCCGAAACTCGGCCGCAACATCACGCCCGCCGAACTCCCGGAGATGGACGGAACTGCGAAACTCAAATTCGACTTCGCCTGGATCATCTGGACCGCCGTCGGTTTGTTGTTCATCATCGCCGGCAGTGTCGCTCTTCGCCTTTGCATTCCTGATGTCGCCGAACGCGCCCCCTATGGACGCATTCAGTGCATTCTCGGTTTCGTGATCCTGGTCATCGCTCAGGTGCGGGCGTTCATCATCGCCAGCCATAAGACCGACGCCATTCCGCTGACGGCATTTTTCTGCGAGCCGTTCCAGCTCTGGGCAGCCGTTTTCAAAGCCCTGCCGGGCAGCCGCCAAGTGATCTACAAGGGCTGCTGGGGCGCCATGACCTTGATTCTCGCCCTGTCGGTCGTCGGTCTCGATCTGGACGGCATGTTCAGCCATCTCACCAAGAAAAAGAAGAAGCCCAAAGTCAATCCGCTGCAGATGATCGTCAAGGCCGCGTCCGCCGTGGAAGGCAAAACAGCGTTCTCCGGAGATGACGAAGAAGGGGGCATGTCTGCCGCTGACATTGGAGGCGGAGGCGGGCCCGGCAACGGCAATCCCGGAAACATCGAAGATGCCATTAAAGACCTGGCCGGATCCGCCAACGGCACGGGCGTCTCCGCCGGGGGTGCCGGCAAACGGAAGGGGGATCCCGCAAAGGCGTCCACCATTGGCGACGAGAAGCCGGTCCCCAACAGCCCCAGCGGCGAAAAACGCACGGAGCGGGGAGACTTCCGCATCTTCGGCTATCTGACCAACCCCGCAGGGGAGATTCGCTCGGTGCTGCTGGCCTCGGTGGAAAACAACCGCGGGCGGTTCGTCGGCAAGCTCTCTCTCGAAGAGCTGGATGAAGAAACGCGAGACCGGCTGCAGGACGCGCTCGACGCCATTCGCACAACTCGACCGGCGCTCAAATCCGCCTTCAATGCCCGCTGGGTGAAACCGATTGTGGTCTGTCAGGTCGCCTTTACCGGCATGACGAACGAAGGCACCCTCCGCGAGGGTTACCTGATCAGCTATGCCGACAGCCAGTCCGATCCGAACAACGCGGAAAAGACAAACGGCACGCAGGTCACTCGCTGA